A segment of the Sulfitobacter sp. D7 genome:
CTATCTGGGCGAATACCTGCGCGTCGATGGCCGCGTGGTCTCCGGCGCATCGCTGTCTGACCTCGTGGCCAGCGCCGATGCCAGCGTCGACGAAGACCTGCGCGCCAAGCTGAACGCCTCCATGGTGGAACTGGGCCAGATCAAAACCGCCGCCGAAGCGGGTTTCAGCTATGACATGATGCTTGAGCGCGGCAATGCCGAAGGCGAAGCGCTGATCATGGGCGCGGTCGATGCGCTGGTGAACCAGACCCGCGCCATCGAGCGTGCCGTGACGGTTCTGGGCGGTGACGAAATCGCCTTTGAAGGCTCCGACAGCCTCGACGCGCCGGAGGCGGTCTTCCAGTAATCCTAACCCTTCCTCTGGGCCGCTGCGGCGGCCCGGGGCCAGCCAAGGAATACGCAAAACCATGATTGTTTGTCACTGTCAGAACATCACCGATCGCGACATCAACAATGCCATCGACTGGATGCGCGCCTCTGATGCGCGCACGGTCATTACTGCGGGCAAAATCTACCGTGCCTTGGGCAAAGCAGCCGATTGTGGCGGTTGCATGCCTCTGTTCTTGTCTACCATGCGCGGAAATGGCAACTTTTCCGTGCCTGTGCTGACAACCACTCTAAGTCAGGCAAAACCAAACAAGGAGACAGGTTCATGAAGGGCGACGACAAGGTCATCGAATATCTCAACGCGGCATTGCGCAGCGAATTGACAGCCGTGAGCCAGTACTGGCTGCATTACCGGCTGCAAGAAGACTGGGGCTATGGTCGGCTTGCCGATAAATCGCGCGAGGAAAGCATCGAAGAGATGAACCACGCCGACAAGCTGATCGAACGGATCATCTTCCTTGAAGGGCACCCCAACCTGCAAAAGCTGGACGCGCTGCGCATCGGTGAAACGGTCAAGGAATGTCTTGAGTCCGATCTAGCCGCCGAACATGAGGCCCGCACCCTGTACATTGAGGCGCGCAATCACTGCGATCAGGTGGGCGATTACGTCTCAAAGAACCTGTTCGAGGAATTGATTGCCGACGAGGAAGGGCATATCGACTTCCTCGAAACTCAATTGTCGCTTCAGGCCGAACTGGGCGAGGCCGTCTACGGCCAGCTTCAAGCCAAGCCGACAGACGACAGCAAGTAACTTCGACTGGCAGGCCCGGTTTTGGGCCTGCCGCTATCCAAGGCATTCCCCATGCGATTCCTCATTCCGATGCTCACGGCGGCCGCCGCGAGCATGGCCGCCGCCGCCCCGCAAGCACTGGAGGAACCGCATCTCAAGGTGATCCCCCGCACCGCAGAAGAGACCGCCCGGATCGCCAAGGTCATCGCCCCCGCGAAAGAGTTTGATAAGCCCGAGCCGTTTGAGATTAATCCTGCAGGCGCCGCCACGGTCAGCCCGCGCGGCAATGCCGATGCGTTCTCGCTGCCCTCGGGCAACATTCCCTTTGAGCGTGAGTTGGATTTCAAGGTCGGCAATGGGCTGTTCAAAAAGCTCTGGGTGTCGTCGCCGTCTTCGACGCTGGCCTCTGACGGGCTGGGGCCGCTCTTTAACGCGCGCTCTTGCCAACGCTGCCACCTGAAAGACGGGCGCGGCCATCCCCCCGAGGGGCCGGAGGATGACGCGGTGTCGATGTTTCTGCGCATCTCGGTCCCCACCGCCCCCGAAGAGGCAATGAACGAGATCGAGGCGTTCCTGCTTTCGGTGGGCGATACCACCCCCCGCACGCGGCCCGATCCGGTCTATGGCGGGCAATTGCAGGATTTCGGGGTGGCGGGGCATCCGGCGGAATACCGGCTGGGCCTGCGCTATGAAGAGGTGGAGGTCGCGCTCTCCGAGGGAGAGACCGCCAGCCTGCGCCGCCCGACCTACAGTGCCGAAGACCTCGGG
Coding sequences within it:
- the bfr gene encoding bacterioferritin, giving the protein MKGDDKVIEYLNAALRSELTAVSQYWLHYRLQEDWGYGRLADKSREESIEEMNHADKLIERIIFLEGHPNLQKLDALRIGETVKECLESDLAAEHEARTLYIEARNHCDQVGDYVSKNLFEELIADEEGHIDFLETQLSLQAELGEAVYGQLQAKPTDDSK
- a CDS encoding (2Fe-2S)-binding protein translates to MIVCHCQNITDRDINNAIDWMRASDARTVITAGKIYRALGKAADCGGCMPLFLSTMRGNGNFSVPVLTTTLSQAKPNKETGS